The following coding sequences are from one Gossypium hirsutum isolate 1008001.06 chromosome A12, Gossypium_hirsutum_v2.1, whole genome shotgun sequence window:
- the LOC107922637 gene encoding pathogenesis-related homeodomain protein isoform X5, with protein MGVSPSQAKTKKGNHVFPEENTSEQGHEIGSEYLLTELFENNNQCGHAITRNDSTEIATGVSCSSIHKSSSEYVANGSCPQPLRLLPKGVSEHNHTDQSFSAQETVPGKTHERHSGYVHKETSEKKHQPGSEIVKIKLEESRSWVCGLPAKHSKPFSKGLSKNAITEGLGLSPAGSKKDNIRREPSKPPEQGQQLELESLPNSKEQSTTAISTNVFNQALQLNPEDTNKSNCDKLLQSPSQGAHNVIQSGKIEDMAKNSCAEQHETTSKNFSQSKDGKTLKTIKKKYMLRSSTNNDRTLPSISQEKSKPGQLSNNLVDVASSEQGQRRKKKRREKREVVDEYSRIRGHLRYLLNRISYERSLIAVYSAEGWKGQSLEKLKPEKELQRATSEILRRKLKIKDLFKRIDSLCAEGRLPESLFDSEGQIDSEDIFCAKCGSKDLSPNNDIILCDGACDRGFHQYCLQPPLLKEDIPPDDEGWLCPGCDCKVDCIQLLNEFQGTSFSLTDNWEKVFPEALVSEDGENQDPNFRLRSDDSNDNDYNPDGSETGEKGEGDESSSDESDFTFTFEEWEVPANVDPNLGEFPSDDAVGDDADYDPNGSNHDTETSRESSSSDFRFDSEDLGYMLEDDIASQKDEDPMSNSASTVSKRRKSKCGGKESLKDELLSILESTSEQDGAAVSKKRNNERLDYKRLYDVPVMMKIGTMPLHREKG; from the exons ATGGGTGTCTCTCCATCACAAGCAAAGACTAAAAAGGGGAACCATGTTTTCCCTGAAGAAAATACATCAGAGCAGGGCCATGAAATTGGTAGTGAATATTTACTTACTGaactttttgaaaataataatcaatGTGGCCATGCTATAACACGAAATGATTCAACAGAAATTGCTACTGGTGTGTCTTGCTCCAGCATTCACAAATCTTCTTCTGAATATGTGGCTAACGGTTCTTGCCCGCAACCTTTGAGACTGCTTCCTAAAGGTGTTAGTGAGCATAATCATACCGATCAAAGTTTTAGCGCTCAAGAAACTGTACCAGGAAAGACACATGAGCGTCATTCTGGATATGTACACAAGGAAACATCAGAAAAGAAGCATCAGCCAGGTTCtgaaattgttaaaattaaaCTTGAAGAATCCCGTAGTTGGGTTTGTGGCCTTCCCGCTAAACATTCGAAACCATTTTCTAAAGGTTTGTCCAAGAATGCTATTACTGAAGGTTTGGGGCTGTCACCAGCAGGTTCTAAAAAGGATAACATACGTAGGGAACCTAGTAAGCCACCAGAGCAAGGACAACAGCTTGAATTGGAAAGTTTACCAAATAGTAAAGAGCAAAGCACTACTGCAATATCCACGAATGTTTTTAATCAAGCTTTGCAATTGAATCCTGAAGATACAAACAAGAGTAACTGTGACAAGCTTTTACAATCACCTTCTCAAGGTGCGCACAATGTTATTCAGAGTGGTAAAATTGAAGACATGGCCAAAAATTCTTGTGCAGAACAACATGAAACAACGTCCAAGAATTTTAGCCAAAGCAAGGATGGAAAAACATTGAAAACGATAAAGAAGAAATATATGCTAAGATCTTCGACAAATAATGACAGGACTTTGCCATCAATTTCACAAGAGAAATCTAAACCCGGTCAGCTGAGCAATAATTTGGTTGATGTTGCTTCTAGCGAGCAGGGACaaaggaggaaaaagaaaaggagggaaAAAAGAGAAGTTGTTGATGAATATTCAAGAATCAGGGGACATCTTAGATATTTATTGAATCGAATAAGCTATGAGCGCAGCCTGATTGCTGTATATTCTGCAGAAGGCTGGAAGGGCCAAAG CCTAGAAAAGTTAAAACCAGAGAAGGAGCTTCAGCGTGCTACATCCGAAATTCTTCGACGCAAATTGAAAATCAAAGATCTATTTAAACGCATTGATTCATTATGTGCTGAAGGAAGGCTTCCTGAATCTTTATTTGATTCTGAAGGACAAATCGACAGTGAGGAT ATATTCTGTGCAAAATGTGGGTCCAAAGACCTGTCTCCTAACAATGATATCATTCTGTGTGATGGTGCTTGTGATCGTGGATTCCATCAATATTGCTTGCAACCGCCTTTGTTAAAAGAAGACA TTCCTCCCGATGATGAGGGTTGGTTATGCCCTGGATGCGATTGCAAAGTTGATTGTATTCAACTGCTTAATGAATTTCAAGGAACAAGTTTCTCTCTTACTGACAATTGGGAG AAGGTCTTTCCTGAGGCATTGGTATCTGAAGATGGAGAAAATCAAGATCCTAACTTCAGACTACGTTCAGATGATTCTAATGATAATGACTATAATCCTGATGGTTCAGAAACTGGTGAGAAAGGTGAGGGAGATGAGTCGAGTTCTGATGAATCCGATTTCACTTTTACATTTGAAGAATGGGAAGTTCCAGCTAATGTTGATCCGAATTTGGGGGAGTTTCCATCTGATGACGCAGTGGGTGATGATGCTGATTATGATCCTAATGGATCAAATCATGATACTGAGACAAGCCGGGAAAGCTCAAGTTCTGATTTTAGGTTTGATTCTGAGGATCTTGGTTATATGTTAGAAGATGACATTGCTTCCCAAAAAGATGAAGACCCCATGTCTAATAGTGCTTCCACAGTTTCCAAGAGACGAAAATCTAAATGTGGGGGAAAGGAGTCTTTGAAGGACGAGCTGTTATCAATACTGGAATCAACTTCTGAACAAGATGGTGCTGCTGTTTCTAAGAAACGAAACAACGAAAGGTTGGACTACAAAAGGTTATATGAT GTTCCAGTGATGATGAAGATTGGAACGATGCCACTACATCGAGAAAAAGGATGA